A segment of the Calditrichota bacterium genome:
CCACGGCAATGACATCTTCAATATTTTCCTCGGCCAAAATCGGGGCACCGGCAGCCACGCGTCCCACCAGCGGAACAGATTTCAACCGTCCTGCCGTGCCCTTCTGGCCGGGCGATTTTAACCGCAGGCCTCTGGAAATAGACGGTTCGCGCTCCAGATAGCCTTTGCGGCGAAGCGCTTCCAGTGTGGCGTGCACCCCGTTGGTGGAGCGAATTTGGAACCGCTCCCCGATTTCCCGGTACGTGGGCGGAATGCCCTTCTCCTCGATCTGCTCGCGAATGAAATCCAGGATTTCCTGCTGGCGTGCGGTGAGACCTTTTTTCACCATATTTAAGCCTCCCTTTTTTGAATCAGGGGTCGTTTATGTGTTCACCTAAAAGATACTGAACAATTGTTCAGATGTCAAGAAGAAATCTATCTTTAGTTAATTTTTTTGGAAAGAAACATCACTTTTCGACCGTGGAAACAAACCAAATCAAGCTACAGTATTCAAAAGGAAATTGTCTTTTTTCTGAGCGGATATGGAAATCCCAGCATTTAGAAAATTGTCAAGCCATCTTCTACACAAAGTAGTAAACAATGCCAAAAACAGCTTGCAATTTTTGAAAATTTGACTTATCTTTTAGACAAATAGTTGGAGATTTTGATAAATGCCTAAGACAAATTTACTTCCCCGACAGATTCTTCCCGCCATTCAAGCCGAACTCCAATCGCCTTATGTGGTGATCATTTTTGGCTCCCGGCGAGTGGGAAAAACCTCTCTTTTGAGACTTTTGCAAAACCACTTGCTGGCCAATGGTCATCCCGCCGGAAACATCCTTTATTTCGATCTGGAAAATCCCATTTTTCGGGAAGATTTTACTCATCCCAATTACGATGCTATTGCTCAATTTTTACTCTCAAAAGCCACATTCCCTGCAAAAAGGCTGATTGTCTTTTTGGATGAAGTGCAATACCTTGAAAATGCTTCCAGTCTTTTGAAGTACCTTTTCGATC
Coding sequences within it:
- the lexA gene encoding transcriptional repressor LexA, with the protein product MVKKGLTARQQEILDFIREQIEEKGIPPTYREIGERFQIRSTNGVHATLEALRRKGYLEREPSISRGLRLKSPGQKGTAGRLKSVPLVGRVAAGAPILAEENIEDVIAVDENFFGGEGYFALRVQGDSMKDAGIFDGDVVIARQQATAQRGDIVVAIIGDEATVKYYFPEGDHVRLQPANEAYQPIVVRPDGEEFRIAGKVTGLIRKM